From the Deinococcus sonorensis KR-87 genome, the window GGCGAGGTGGTGGGCATCAGCACCGCCATCAGCGAGCAGAACGGACAGTTCAACAGCTACTTCGTGCCGGTCACCCGCAGCACCACGCTGCTCCGGGACCTGATCGCCGGCACCAAACGCGGCGTGCCGGTGCTGGGCATCAGCGTGGCCGACGCCCGGCAGTACGGCAGTGGCAGCGGCATCCTGGTGACGGGCGTGACGCCGGGCCTGGGCGCCGCGAAGGCGGGCCTGAAGGCCAGCGTGGTCAGCGAGTACCGCGACGACTCGGGCGCGGTGCAGCAGGACACCAGCGGCGCCGACGTGATCGTGGGTGTGGACGGCCGCAGTGTCAGCACCCCCACCGCCCTGATCGCGTACCTGCGCGGCAAGCAGGTGGGCGACCGCGTCACGCTGCGGGTGGTGCGCGGCGGCCAGACGCAGAATCTGACGGTCACGCTGAGCGCCCGGCCCAGCGGGGAGAGCTGAGATGGCCGCCCGGCCCCGCTTCCATAAGCCCCGGGCGACCCTGAGCCTGCTGGCCGTGTGCAGCCTGGCGCTGGGCCTGACCGTCCTGCGCGCCGTGGCTGGCGCGCAGGACCATGCCCGCAGCGCCGCGCAGCCGCGGCCCGCCTCGAGCCAGCCCGTCCGGGAGGCGTGGTGAGCGCCGCGCCGGTCCGCCGTGACCCGGCCTCGTGGCTCAGTGAGCTGCTGACCGGGCTGCTGCTGGGCCTGCTGGTGCTGGCCTGGGGCATGGCCTACCGCGGCACGCTGGCGCAGGGCTGGTCCGACACGCTGCTGCGGCAGTCCGGCACCTTCGGGTACCTGCTGCTGGCCGCCACCTGCGTGCTGGGACCGTTGATCGGCACCCGCTTCCTGCCGCAGCTGCTGACCGCCGGTCTCAAGAGTGGCTGGCACGGCCTGCTGGCCGGGTTCGCGCTCACGCTGGGCGCGGTGCACGGGGCCTTCTCGCTGGTGGGGCCAGACGCCCTGAGCCTGCAGGCGGCCCTGATTCCTGGGCAGTCGGGGTGGCGCACCGTCAGCATGGCCGCCGGGACGCTGGGGCTGTGGCTGATGGCCGCCGTCTACGCCACGTATGCCCTGCGCGGCCGGCTGGGCCTGCGCGCGGCGCGGGTGCTGCATCTGCTGGCCTACCCGGCCTTCGTGGCGGCCACGCTGCATTCGGTGTGGCTCGGGCACGCCGGCCAGCCGGAGCCGCTGTACCTGATCAGCAGCCTGGCGGTGGGGCTCGCGCTGGCGCTGCGGCTCCTGACGCTGGCCACCCGGCCGGCCCCGCTGGCGCTGCCGGGCATCCGGGAGGTCCAGTGAAGCGCGCGCAGAGCGGCCGCTCCCTGCTGCTGAGCGCGGCGCTGCTGCTGGCTGGCGTGCCGGCGGTGCGCTGGTGGTGGCAGCAGAGCCCGGCGCCGCAGACGGACCAGGCCGCCATGCCGCAGGCCAGCCCCGCCGACACCAGCGGCCTGCTGTGGCCCGGTGACACGGCCAGCGACGAGACCTTCAGCCAGAACCCGCAGGCCTACCCGGCGCCGCGCGCCACCACCCGGGGCAGCTGATGGCCAGCCTGCAGGCCATGAACACCCGGGTGGAAGCGCAGGGGCCGGGTGCGGAAGCGGCGCTGCAGGAGGTGGCCCGGCTGGAGCGCATGCTGACCCGCTTCCACGACTCGCCGCTGACCCGCCTGAACCGCGACGGCCGCCTGGACCGTCCGCCAGCCGAGCTGCGCGAGGCGCTGGGCCACGCGCTGAGCGTGGCGCACTGGAGCGGCGGCCTGATCACTCCCACCGTGCTGCCGGCTCTGGAGCGGATCGGCTCCCGGCCCGGAGGCGTGCCCGTCACCGACGGGCCGCGCTCGGTGGCGCTGCCGGCCCCCGACTGGCGCGGCATCGCGCTGGACGAAGCCGCCATTGTGCTGCCGGCCGGCGTGACGCTGGACCTGGGCGGCACCGCCAAGAGCTGGATCGTGCGGCAGGCGGCCGGGCTGCTGGACGGCCCTGACTGGCTGCTGGACGCGGGCGGCGACCTGCTGATCAGCAGCAGCGAACTGTGTACCGTGCAGATCGAGCATCCCTACGGCCGCGCGGCCCCGCTGCTCGCCCTGCCGCCGGGCCGGCACGGGGTGGCCACCAGCAGCGTACTGAAACGGCGCTTCGTGGGCGGCCACCACCTGATCGACCCGCGCACGGGCGAGTCGGCGCGCTCGCCCTTCGTGCAGGCCACGGCGGTCTGCCGCGACGTAACCTGGGCCGAGGTGCTCACCAAACTGGCCCTGCTGGACCCCTCCCGGCTGCCGGCCGGCGGCGCGGCGCTGGTGCTGGCCTACCGGGCCGACGGCAGCCTGCACCGCTGGACCGGGCGCGCGTTCGTGCCCAGCCCGCAACGGGTTATCCGGGCCGCCTGAGTGGGGCCTACAGTCCGCTCTAGGATGATCCGGTGAGGCTGCTGCTGGTCGAGGACGATGAACGCATCGGGGGGCCGCTGGCCGAGACGCTGCGCGAGGCCGGCTACACGGTCAGCTGGTGCCGGGACGGCGAGTCAGGGCTGCAGGAAGCGCTGACCCAGGACACGCCGCTGCTGGTGCTGGACGTGATGCTGCCCGGGCTGGACGGCTTCTCGCTGGCCCGCACCTACCGCGAGGCGGGCGGGGCCGGCGCGATCCTGTTCCTGACCGCCCGGGGCGAGCTGGACGACCGGGTACAGGGCCTGGACCTGGGCGGCGACGCCTACCTGGTCAAGCCGTTTCAGCCGCCCGAACTGCTGGCCACCCTGCGGGCGCTGGCCCGGCGCGAGGGGCAGGCGCGCAGCGCCCAGCTGCGCTTCGCGGCCGACCAGGGGGTGCTGGACACGGCCGGGCGCACCGTGAGCTGGCTGGGCCAGGAGGCGGCGCTGACCGGCCGCGAGTACGCGTTGCTGGAAACGCTGCTGCTCAGCCGGGGGCGCTGGTTCACCCGTGAGGAGCTGCTGGACCGTGTCTGGGGCCCGGACTTTGGCGGCGAGGCGCGCATCGTGGACGTGTACGTGCGCTACCTGCGCCGGAAGCTGGCCCCGGACGTGATCGTGAGCGAGCGTGGGCGCGGCTACCGGGTGGCCGAATGACCGTGCGCCCCGGCCGCCTGACGCTGCGGGCCCGCATGGCCCTGATCACGGCGCTGTCGTGCGTGCTGGTGGCCGGACTGCTGTCACTGGGGCTGTACGTGGGGGTGCAGCGCATTGTGGAGCAGGGCCAGCTCTCGCGGCTGCAGGCGGCCGGGGCGATCCTGAAGGCCCGCACCGAATCGGGGCTGATGTTCGGACGACTGGACCTGGACCGGCTGTTCGGCAGCGACGTGGGCCAGGACATCCAGCTGCGGGTCAGCGTGGACGAGCAGGTGCTGGCCCAGAGCCCCCAGTTTCCCGGCGCGCTGCCGGCCGATCTGGCGCCCGGCGTGTACCGCTCGGGAGGCCGCTACGTGCAGGCGCTGACGCTGGACGGCCGCGGCGGCAGCGCCCTGCTGACGCTCAGCCTGGACAATCGGGGCGACCGGGAGGCGCGCGAGGCCGTGCTGCGCGCGCTGCTGCTGACCCTGCCGCTGGCGCTGCTGCTGGCGCTGAGCGCCTCGTGGTGGGCGGCGGGCCGGATGCTGCGGCCCATCGCGGCGCTGGAACGCACCGCCCGTGAGATCGGGGAGAGCGGCGACCTGACCCGCCCGGTGCCGGATGCCGGAGACCGCGACGAACTGACCCGGCTGGCCGCCACCCTGCAGCTCACCTTCGAGCAGCTGAACCTGACCCGGCAGCGCGAGCAGCAGTTCCTGCGCTCGGCCGCGCACGACTTGCGTTCTCCGCTGGCCGCCCTGCAGACGCGGGTGTCGCTGGCGCTGAGTCGCGAGCGCGACTCAGCGCGCTACCGCCAGGACCTGCAGGAGGTGGGCCACGACCTGGGCCGGCTGGCCCGCCTGGCCGAACACCTGCTGCTGCTGGCCCGCAACCCGCAGGGCCTGGGCCAGGGGCCGGTGCCGCTGCTGGAGCTGGCCGCCGACGCGGTGGACGAGGCCCGCAGCCGGCAGCCGGAGCGCGACCTGGACCTGTACGGCACGGCGCTGACCGTGGCGGGCGACCGGGTGCTGCTCGGGCAGGCGGTCAGCAACCTGCTGCAGAACGCGCTGCGGCACGCGCCGGGCGCGGCCGTCACGCTGAGCGTGCGCCCGGACGGGTCGGAGGCCCTGCTGACGGTGCAGGACGACGGCCCCGGCGTGGAACCGGCCGTGCTGGCGCGGCTGGGCGAGGCCTTCTACCGCCCGGACGCGGCCCGCAGCGGCGAGGGGTACGGGCTGGGGCTGGCCATCGTGCGGCACGTGGCCCAGCTGCACGGCGGAACGCTGACGCTGGACAGTGCACCGGGCGCCGGATTCCGCGCCACGCTGCGGCTGCCGCTGACCGCCCGGACCCCGGAGCCCCACCGCCCCGTGAGCTGAGTCACGCTCTGCCCTCACGCGGGCGGGTCAGGATGGGCAGCATGGAAACGCGCAGACTGGGCCATTCAGGCCTGCAGGTGTCGGTGGTGGGGCTGGGCTGCAACAACTTCGGCGGGCGGCTGGACCAGGAGGCGACCACCCGGGTGGTGCGTGCGGCCCTGGATCAGGGCGTCACCCTGTTCGACACTGCCGACGTGTACGGCGGTCAGGGCCGCTCGGAGGAACTGCTGGGCCGGGCGCTGGGTGCCGAACGAACGCAGGTGGTGCTGGCCACCAAGTTCGGTCACGACATGGGCGAGGACGGCAAGGGTGCGTCGCGCGCCTACATCCAGAAGGCGGTCCACGCGAGTCTGCGCCGGCTGGGCACCGATTACATCGACCTGTACCAGCTGCACACCCCGGACCCGCACACCCCCATCGAGGAGACGCTGGAGGCCCTGAACGAACTGGTGCAGCAGGGGCTGGTGCGGGCGGTGGGCTGCTCGAACCTGAAGGCCGAAGCGGTACAGGAGGCTGACCGGCTGGCCGTGGCCCAGCAGCTGACCCGCTTCACCAGCTGCCAGGACGAGTACAGTCTGCTGGTGCGCGACGTGGAGGCCGAACTGGTGCCCACCATGCAGACCCTGGATCTGGGCCTGTTGCCGTACTTTCCACTGGCCAGCGGCCTGCTCACCGGCAAGTACCGCCCGGACCAGCCGCTTCCGGAAGGCACCCGATTCGCCGGCTCCAAGGGCGCCCAGGACCGCTACATGAATGAGCGCAACTGGGCCGTGGTGGAACAGCTGCGGCAGTTCGCCGAGGGGCGCGGGCACACCCTGCTGGAGCTGGCCTTCAGCTGGCTGGCCGCCCAGCCGACCGTCAGCAGCGTGATCGCCGGGGCCACCCGCCCGGAGCAGGTGCAGCAGAACGTGCAGGCGGTGGCCTGGACGCTCAGCCCGGAGGAGCTGGCCGAGGTGGACCGGCTGACCCGCCCGCAGGCCGTCTCGGCAGACTGAAGGCCGGACCGCTCAGAAGTCGAGCCCAGAGGGGCCGGGCGGGGTTTCCTGGCCCCACGGCAGGCCGCTCAGCCAGCTCCAGCGGCCCCAGTGGATCAGCCAGCGCTGCGCCTCGGCGGCCGGCAGCGGGCGGCTGAACAGGTAGCCCTGCATCGTCTCGCAGCCGAGCTGCGCCAGCAGGTTCAGGTGGCCCTGGGTTTCCACGCCCTCGGCCACCACTTCAATGCCCAGGTCGCGGGCCAGCCCCACCACACTGCGCACGATGGCCGCGTCCGGGTTCACCTGACCCGGCAGCGAGGCGGTCAGGTCACGGGTGAACGAGCGGTCGATCTTGATGGTGTCGATGTCCAGCAGCTTCAGCCGGCCCAGGTTGCTGTAGCCCACCCCGTAGTCATCCAGTGCCACCCGCACCCCCATGGCCTTGACCTGCCGCAGGGTGCGTTCGGCGCGGGCACTGTTCAGCATCAGCGCCGACTCGGTGAGTTCCAGTTCCAGCCGCTGTGGGGGCAGGGCGCTGTGGGCCAGCGCCGCCTTCAGCTCCCGGATGAACTCCGGATGCTCGAACTGCCGCCCCGAGATGTTGACGCTCACCACCGTGCCGTCCGGCCACCCCAGGGCGGTGCGGGTGGCCTCCTGCAGCACCCAGCTGCCGATGTGCCGGATCAGGCCCGACATCTCGGCCACCGGAATGAACTGGTCCGGTCCGATGGTGCCGTACTGCGGATGCGCCCAGCGCAGCAAGGCCTCGAAACCGCGCAGCGCGCCGCCGCGTCCCACCAGCGGCTGGTACGCCAAATGCAGCTGGCCCTGCTCCAGCGCCCGTTCCAGCGCCGTGCGGATGGTGGAGGGGCTGAGCGTCCAGTGCCCGCCATTCAGCGAATACAGCCGCGACGTCACCCCCTCCTGCCGGGCCGTGTACAGCGCGGTGTCGGCCTGCGCCAGCAGGCCTTCCCCGTCCAGCGCCAGGTCCGGGTAGAGGCTCCAGCCGATGTTGCCCCGCAGCGTGATCTCCTGACCGTGCACCGTCAGCGGCGCATGGATGGCCGCACTCAGCTGGCTGCTCAGGGCGCCCAGTTCCTGCTCGTGGTCCAGCTGCGGAATCAGCACCGCAAATTCATCGCCGCCCACCCGCGCCAGCAGCGGCTCGGGGCGTCCGTCGCGGCCGCGCCCCTGCAGCGCCGCCTGGAGCCGCGCCGTCACCGCCTGCAGCAGCTGGTCGCCGGTCGCCTGACCGTAGGCGTCGTTGATGGCCCGGAAGCTGTCCAGGTCAATCAGGGCTAGGCCCACCCGCGTCTCCGGCAGCTCGCCGCCCTCCGGCACCGCACGCAGCTGCCGGTCCAGGCTGAGCATGAAGGTGTAGCGGTTGGGCAGGCCGGTCAGCGGATCGTGGTAGGCCACCTGCGCCAGCTGGGCCAGCGCCTGCCGCCCGGCCACGATCAGGCCCGCCAGATCGGCCAGCTGCTGCACCACGTCGCGGGCGCGGGCGCCCACCGGCCGGCGTTCCCCGTACACCGCCAGCTGGCCCAGTTCCTGACCGTCCCGGCCCCGGATCGGCACGGCCCAGCAGGTGGGCAGCCCGTGGGCCCGAGCCAGCGCCAGTGCTGGCCCCTCGTGCAGGCAGGGGTCGGCCGGCAGCTCCACCAGCTGCTCGCTCAGCTGCGCTACAAACGCGGCCGGCAGCTGCGGCGCGCACGCCACCTGCCAGCGGCCCGCCTGCCGCAGCAGCACCGCGGCGCGCTGGCCCGGCAGCTGCCCCTCCACCGTCTGCACCAGTTCGGTCAGCACCTGCTCCAGCCCCGCGCCACCGGCACTCAGCTGCAGGGTGCGGGCCCGGCCCGCCTCCAGCCGGCGGATGCGCTCTGTCAGCGTCACGTCGCGCAGCGTCACCGACAGATACGACAGCTCGCCCGGCGGCAGCGCGTCCCCGGTCAACAGCAGGTCGCCCCACAGCGGGCTCGGCGGGCGGTGGCTGCCGGGCAGCACGCTCAGCTCCAGGCAGCGCTCGGCGGCGGTGCCCGGGGCCAGCTGGAGGGTCAGGCTCACCCGCTGCCCGGCCCGCACGTCGGCCGACAGCTGCTCCACCTGCTCGGGGGTCAGCACGCTCCGCACCAGCTCCCCCAGCGGACGCCCCTCCAGCGGCAGCCACGGCCGCAGCAGGCGGCGGGCCGCCCGGTTGGTCAGCTGAATCCGGCCGCTCAACAGCTGCGGCTGCATGTCCGCCACCAGGGTGGCGTCGGGACTGTCCTGCACCACGGCGCTCAGCAGCTGGGCCTGCAGCTGCCCGCGCAGTTCCGGCGTCAGGTCCAGGCCGGTGCCGATCACCAGCAGCACCCGGCCGTCCGGCCCGTAGACCGGCAGAAAGCTGCAGCGCAGCACCAGCACCGGCAATTCCGGCCCGCTGTACTGCTCCAGCCACACCACCGCGCGCCGCTCCTGCACCGCCTGCTGCAGCAGGGCAGTGTGCCGGGCCCGCCGACGCGCCGCCGCGCTCTGGCCCGGTCCGGGCGGCGCGTCGGGCCGCAGTTCCAGGCCGTCCAGCCCGGCATGGTGCTGGGCCGCCGCGTTGGCGTACACCAGCTGCAGGGTGGGCCGGAACGACACGACCACCAGTGCGGTGGACCGCGGAGGCCGGTCGCCACGGCCCGCCGGCTCCAGGTGATACAGCACCGCATCCAGGCTGGGCAGCGCCGCCACGCTCAGGTCAAAGTCCTGCAGCTGGCCGTCCGGCGTCCGCAGCGTCACCGTCCGGCGCCGTTCATGGCCGTCGGCCGGCGCCTGCAGCAGGGCCGGGTCCGGATCCGTCAGGCTCTCTGTCAGCGAACGCCCCCCCAGCAGCAGACCCAGCACCGACGACAGGTAGATGGGCCGGCCGTCACGGCCGACGATGAGCAGGAGCGGTGTGGCCTCGGTCTGAAGTGGTGGTTCGTGGGAATAGGGCATGGATGCTGGTGCAAGCTCCTCTGGTGACGCGGCACGAGAACACAGAGATCATGGAGCAGATGGAGCGCCCGCTCAGCTGGCACCCGGCCGTGTCTGACTCAACGCGGCCGGGCCACCGCTGCTCTCTCAGTATCGCCTGTGGGCATTGACTGATTTATCACAGCCGCCCGGCCTGAACGTCAGGGCTGCTGGGGCGCGTCGGCCGGGGGCATGCTGTGGCCGCCCATGTCCATACTGCCCATTCCGTCCATGGCTGGGGCCGGAGCCGGCAGGGGGCCGCCCCTGGCCGACAGCAGCTCCTGCATCAGCGAGATTTCCCCGCGCTGGGTGGCGATGATCTGCCGCGCCAGGGTACGCACTTCCGACCGTCCGTTTCCGTTCGCGACGGCTCCGGCCATCTGCAGCGCGCCCTGATGGTGCCGGATCATCAGGCCCAGGAACTGCCGCTCCGCCTGCGCCAGCGGCAGCGTGCTGATCTGCTGGACCTGCGCGGGGGTGGCCATGCCCATGGCCGCCGCGTGTTCGGCAGTCATACCGCTGCCGCCCCACGGCAATCCCCACAGGCTGAGCCAGCCGCGCATCTGCCCTACCTGATCCTGCTGCGACAGCATGATGTCCAGCGCCAGCGCGCGCAACTCGCGGTTCTGGGTGCGGTCGCGCAGGCGGGTGGCCATGTCGATCGCCTGTAGGTGGTGCTGGGTCATCTGGCGCACGAACACCACGTCCTGGCTGCCCTCGGCGGGCCATTGCCGCAGCATGCCCGGCAGCAGCGCGGCCAGGGCGAGCAGCAACACGATGGCCGCCACGGCCACGGGCCAGCGGCGACGGGAGTCG encodes:
- a CDS encoding ferric reductase — encoded protein: MSAAPVRRDPASWLSELLTGLLLGLLVLAWGMAYRGTLAQGWSDTLLRQSGTFGYLLLAATCVLGPLIGTRFLPQLLTAGLKSGWHGLLAGFALTLGAVHGAFSLVGPDALSLQAALIPGQSGWRTVSMAAGTLGLWLMAAVYATYALRGRLGLRAARVLHLLAYPAFVAATLHSVWLGHAGQPEPLYLISSLAVGLALALRLLTLATRPAPLALPGIREVQ
- a CDS encoding FAD:protein FMN transferase, which produces MNTRVEAQGPGAEAALQEVARLERMLTRFHDSPLTRLNRDGRLDRPPAELREALGHALSVAHWSGGLITPTVLPALERIGSRPGGVPVTDGPRSVALPAPDWRGIALDEAAIVLPAGVTLDLGGTAKSWIVRQAAGLLDGPDWLLDAGGDLLISSSELCTVQIEHPYGRAAPLLALPPGRHGVATSSVLKRRFVGGHHLIDPRTGESARSPFVQATAVCRDVTWAEVLTKLALLDPSRLPAGGAALVLAYRADGSLHRWTGRAFVPSPQRVIRAA
- a CDS encoding response regulator transcription factor; translation: MRLLLVEDDERIGGPLAETLREAGYTVSWCRDGESGLQEALTQDTPLLVLDVMLPGLDGFSLARTYREAGGAGAILFLTARGELDDRVQGLDLGGDAYLVKPFQPPELLATLRALARREGQARSAQLRFAADQGVLDTAGRTVSWLGQEAALTGREYALLETLLLSRGRWFTREELLDRVWGPDFGGEARIVDVYVRYLRRKLAPDVIVSERGRGYRVAE
- a CDS encoding sensor histidine kinase; the protein is MTVRPGRLTLRARMALITALSCVLVAGLLSLGLYVGVQRIVEQGQLSRLQAAGAILKARTESGLMFGRLDLDRLFGSDVGQDIQLRVSVDEQVLAQSPQFPGALPADLAPGVYRSGGRYVQALTLDGRGGSALLTLSLDNRGDREAREAVLRALLLTLPLALLLALSASWWAAGRMLRPIAALERTAREIGESGDLTRPVPDAGDRDELTRLAATLQLTFEQLNLTRQREQQFLRSAAHDLRSPLAALQTRVSLALSRERDSARYRQDLQEVGHDLGRLARLAEHLLLLARNPQGLGQGPVPLLELAADAVDEARSRQPERDLDLYGTALTVAGDRVLLGQAVSNLLQNALRHAPGAAVTLSVRPDGSEALLTVQDDGPGVEPAVLARLGEAFYRPDAARSGEGYGLGLAIVRHVAQLHGGTLTLDSAPGAGFRATLRLPLTARTPEPHRPVS
- a CDS encoding aldo/keto reductase, giving the protein METRRLGHSGLQVSVVGLGCNNFGGRLDQEATTRVVRAALDQGVTLFDTADVYGGQGRSEELLGRALGAERTQVVLATKFGHDMGEDGKGASRAYIQKAVHASLRRLGTDYIDLYQLHTPDPHTPIEETLEALNELVQQGLVRAVGCSNLKAEAVQEADRLAVAQQLTRFTSCQDEYSLLVRDVEAELVPTMQTLDLGLLPYFPLASGLLTGKYRPDQPLPEGTRFAGSKGAQDRYMNERNWAVVEQLRQFAEGRGHTLLELAFSWLAAQPTVSSVIAGATRPEQVQQNVQAVAWTLSPEELAEVDRLTRPQAVSAD
- a CDS encoding sensor domain-containing protein, with product MPYSHEPPLQTEATPLLLIVGRDGRPIYLSSVLGLLLGGRSLTESLTDPDPALLQAPADGHERRRTVTLRTPDGQLQDFDLSVAALPSLDAVLYHLEPAGRGDRPPRSTALVVVSFRPTLQLVYANAAAQHHAGLDGLELRPDAPPGPGQSAAARRRARHTALLQQAVQERRAVVWLEQYSGPELPVLVLRCSFLPVYGPDGRVLLVIGTGLDLTPELRGQLQAQLLSAVVQDSPDATLVADMQPQLLSGRIQLTNRAARRLLRPWLPLEGRPLGELVRSVLTPEQVEQLSADVRAGQRVSLTLQLAPGTAAERCLELSVLPGSHRPPSPLWGDLLLTGDALPPGELSYLSVTLRDVTLTERIRRLEAGRARTLQLSAGGAGLEQVLTELVQTVEGQLPGQRAAVLLRQAGRWQVACAPQLPAAFVAQLSEQLVELPADPCLHEGPALALARAHGLPTCWAVPIRGRDGQELGQLAVYGERRPVGARARDVVQQLADLAGLIVAGRQALAQLAQVAYHDPLTGLPNRYTFMLSLDRQLRAVPEGGELPETRVGLALIDLDSFRAINDAYGQATGDQLLQAVTARLQAALQGRGRDGRPEPLLARVGGDEFAVLIPQLDHEQELGALSSQLSAAIHAPLTVHGQEITLRGNIGWSLYPDLALDGEGLLAQADTALYTARQEGVTSRLYSLNGGHWTLSPSTIRTALERALEQGQLHLAYQPLVGRGGALRGFEALLRWAHPQYGTIGPDQFIPVAEMSGLIRHIGSWVLQEATRTALGWPDGTVVSVNISGRQFEHPEFIRELKAALAHSALPPQRLELELTESALMLNSARAERTLRQVKAMGVRVALDDYGVGYSNLGRLKLLDIDTIKIDRSFTRDLTASLPGQVNPDAAIVRSVVGLARDLGIEVVAEGVETQGHLNLLAQLGCETMQGYLFSRPLPAAEAQRWLIHWGRWSWLSGLPWGQETPPGPSGLDF
- a CDS encoding DUF305 domain-containing protein translates to MQAAPRRIRTPDSRRRWPVAVAAIVLLLALAALLPGMLRQWPAEGSQDVVFVRQMTQHHLQAIDMATRLRDRTQNRELRALALDIMLSQQDQVGQMRGWLSLWGLPWGGSGMTAEHAAAMGMATPAQVQQISTLPLAQAERQFLGLMIRHHQGALQMAGAVANGNGRSEVRTLARQIIATQRGEISLMQELLSARGGPLPAPAPAMDGMGSMDMGGHSMPPADAPQQP